One region of Pogoniulus pusillus isolate bPogPus1 chromosome 19, bPogPus1.pri, whole genome shotgun sequence genomic DNA includes:
- the ZC4H2 gene encoding zinc finger C4H2 domain-containing protein, whose amino-acid sequence MADEQEIMCKLESIKEIRNKTLQMEKIKARLKAEFEALESEERHLKEYKQEMDLLLQEKMAHVEELRLIHADINVMENTIKQSENDLNKLLESTRRLHEEYKPLKEHVDALRMTLGLQRLPDLCEEEEKLSLDYFEKQKAEWQTEPQEPPIPESLAAAAAAAQQLQVARKQDTRQTATFRQQPPPMKACLSCHQQIHRNAPICPLCKAKSRSRNPKKPKRKQDE is encoded by the exons ATGGCAGATGAGCAGGAAATTATGTGCAAACTCGAGAGCATCAAGGAGATCAG GAATAAGACTTTGCAGatggaaaaaataaaggcaagaCTGAAAGCAGAATTTGAAGCCCTGGAGTCTGAGGAGAGGCATCTGAAAGAATACAAGCAGGAAAtggacctgctgctgcaggagaagatggCCCACGTGGAGGAGCTGCGACTGATCCATGCTGATATTAATGTG ATGGAGAACACTATCAAGCAGTCTGAGAATGATCTCAACAAGCTCTTGGAGTCTACTCGTCGCCTGCACGAGGAGTACAAACCCCTGAAGGAGCACGTAGATGCTTTGCGGATGACTCTGGGATTGCAGAGGCTGCCAGATctatgtgaggaggaagagaaactgTCACTGGA ctactttgaaaagcagaaagcagaatgGCAGACAGAACCACAGGAGCCTCCCATCCCAGagtctctggctgcagctgcagcagctgcccaacAGCTGCAAGTGGCAAGGAAACAAGATACCAGACAGACAGCAACTTTCAGGCAACAGCCACCTCCAATGAAG GCATGTTTATCGTGTCACCAGCAAATCCATCGGAACGCGCCCATCTGCCCGCTCTGCAAAGCAAAGAGCCGCTCCCGGAATCCCAAAAAGCCCAAGAGGAAACAGGACGAATGA
- the BRCC3 gene encoding lys-63-specific deubiquitinase BRCC36: MAVQAVHLEADAFLVCLNHALSTEKEEVMGLCIGEVDTSRIVHIHSVIILRRSDKRKDRVEISPEQLSAASTEAERLAEMTGRPMRVVGWYHSHPHITVWPSHVDVRTQAMYQMMDQGFVGLIFSCFIEDKNTKTGRILYTCFQSIQAQKSSEYERIEIPIHVVPHETIGKVCLESAVELPKILCQEEQDAYRRIHSLTHLDSVTKIHNGSVFTKNLCSQMSAISGPLLQWLEDRLEQNKQRVQELQQEKEQLLEELAALE; encoded by the exons ATGGCAGTGCAGGCGGTTCACCTGGAGGCCGATGCTTTCCTCGTGTGTCTCAACCATGCGCTGAGCACGGAGAAAGAGGAGGTCATGGGGCTCTGCATCGGCGAG GTTGACACCAGTCGAATTGTGCATATCCATTCTGTCATCATCCTGCGCCGCTCGGATAAGAGAAAAGACCGTGTGGaaatctcaccagagcagctttcagctgcttCTACTGAAGCAGAGA GGTTGGCTGAAATGACTGGACGTCCCATGAGAGTTGTGGGCTGGTATCACTCTCATCCTCATATTACTGTCTGGCCATCACATGTTG ACGTCCGCACACAAGCCATGTATCAGATGATGGACCAAGGTTTTGTAGGGCTTATATTTTCCTGCTTCATTGAGGACAAAAACACAAAG ACAGGCAGGATTCTCTACACCTGTTTCCAATCCATTCAGGCCCAGAAGAGCTCTGA ATATGAAAGGATTGAAATTCCTATTCACGTTGTCCCCCATGAAACCATTGGGAAAGTGTGTCTGGAATCAGCTGTAGAGCTGCCCAAGATCCTTTGCCAAGAAGAGCAAGATGCTTACAGGAGAATTCACAG CCTCACCCATTTAGACTCCGTAACCAAGATTCACAATGGCTCAG TGTTCACAAAGAACCTCTGCAGCCAGATGTCTGCCATCAGTGGGCCGCTCCTCCAGTGGCTGGAGGACAGATTAGAGCAGAACAAACAGcgagtgcaggagctgcagcaggagaaagagcagctcctggaggaACTAGCTGCTTTAGAGTGA
- the MTCP1 gene encoding protein p13 MTCP-1, with product MAEGGHAGTPPVRLWVRRVGVYCDEHRKTWLVAAEEEEGMLRARIQRVQVPLGEALRPSQLPPSRLPHMWQLSQGEQYRDSNSRVWEIEHHLMLGGVEELLLKLVPGD from the exons ATGGCAGAAGGAGGGCACGCTGGCACTCCTCCCGTGCGGCTGTGGGTGCGACGTGTGGGTGTTTACTGTGATGAGCACCGCAAAACGTGGCTTGTGGCTGCGGAAGAG GAGGAAGGTATGCTGAGGGCTCGGATCCAAAGAGTTCAGGTTCCCCTGGGTGAGGCGCTGCGACCCAGCCAGCTCCCCCCATCCCGGCTGCCTCATATGTGGCAGCTGTCCCAGGGTGAGCAGTACAGGGATAGTAACTCTCGCGTTTGGGAGATAGAGCACCATCTCATG CTTGGTGGTGTTGAAGAACTGCTGCTTAAACTTGTGCCTGGTGATTAA
- the CMC4 gene encoding cx9C motif-containing protein 4 produces MPLKDPCQKQACEIQKCLQANNYMESKCETVLQEMRKCCARYPKGRSICCSGFEKEEREREKSKVTSEGIPAPPQ; encoded by the exons ATGCCCCTGAAGGATCCTTGCCAGAAACAAGCCTGTGAAATACAGAAATGCTTGCAAG CGAACAACTACATGGAGTCCAAGTGTGAAACTGTGCTTCAGGAGATGCGGAAGTGCTGCGCCCGGTACCCCAAGGGCAGATCCATCTGTTGTTCAGGGtttgagaaggaagaaagggagagagaaaagtctAAGGTGACTTCAGAAGGAATTCCTGCACCACCTCAGTAA